The sequence GAAGTTACCCTGTAAATTTCAAAATGCACCGAAGGACGACGGTTACGGAGTAAATATCAAATTGAAGATGCAGAGGGTTGAATATTGATAAAGAAAAACCTTCCAACAATCACAGCACTTGGAGGTCAACTGTTTACCGTCAAACAGTCAAGACAAATTTGCAATTTGAATTGAGCGACACCCTCATGTACATGGGCAGGTGAGGCTGTTCCACATCTTTCCATCACCCCCCGGCACCTTTGATGCCACGCCCCGGCATCTTTGACGCCACACCCTCTACCCTGACAACCATCCCTTGACCCACAGCCCCCCCTTGACAGTCAAGCATAAATGGTGTAAAATTCCTGACATAAGTTGATTTAAGGTAAAGAAGGAGGACCGTAATGAAGAAGAGTGCAATTGGTGCACTACTTGCGATTGTGTTCGTGGGTTTGACTGTCACTGGATGCGACGCCCTGAGGCGAACCGTTGAAATCCCCGATCTGACCAAATCTACCGTTGAGAACGCGAAGGTCTCCACTGAGAAGAGAGGGCTTTTGATCTATGTGGTGGACGAGATTGAGTCTGACGAGGTAGAGAAAGGGCTTATAGCCAAGCAGGAGCCTCTTCCCCTTTCTGAGGTCAAACGGGGTTCCTCTGTAAAGGTCTGGATCTCCAAGGGCTTAGTCAGGGTTGAAGTTCCTGCCATTGAGAATGTTGCTGTGAGTGCGGCACGCGCTAAGCTGAGCAAGCTGGGACTTGATGTTGACGTGGAGGAGGTATACTCCGAAGAGATCGCCAAGGACTTTGTGGTATCATCGGATCCTTCCCCAGGCATGATGGTCCAGAAAGGCACCACCGTGAATTTAAAGGTAAGTATGGGTCCTGAACCGCCCAAGACAGCGGTGGTTCCCAAAGTGATTCGCATGGGCAAGAGCTCGGCGAAGAAGAAGATCGAGGATGCAGGCCTGGAGGCGAAGTTCGTCTACAGGGTAAGTACCGAGTACTACGAGGGCACCCTTTACTATCAAACACCCAAGGCGGGCAGCGTGGTTCCCATCGGCTCGACCGTGACCGCCTACATCGCTACCGTTCTGGATTAGAGAGGACAAAAGATATCAAGGGGCCGGCTAAACCGGCCTCTTTTTTTTACCCCCAAACGCTTGCGAAGCAAGCGCTTGGGGACCCCTTTTAAGAAGGATGTAGGTTCGTCCCTCGCCGCAAGGGAGCACCAGACTCTCCATCCGCGACTTCAGCCCGTAGCGCTCGATCAGCAAGTCCGCCTCATCCAGCTCAGCCCTGCCTCCAGGTCCCTTGTAGAAGAGAACTCCACCCTTCTCTTTAAGATGATTTATTACTACGGGTAAGACCTCAATAATCGTTCCTATTGCTCTGACGGTGATAAGATCAAAACGCTTTTCTAGATTCTCGCCTCGATCAGGGAATAGCTCTAGATTGGCTGGTTGGAGTTCTCCTATCACCCGCAAGAGGAATGCGGCCTTCTTTTGACGCGATTCCACTAAGGTGACGTGAATATCAGGCCGGGCTACAGCCAGAGGGATGCCAGGCAGTCCAGCACCTGATCCCCAATCCGCTACCTTTGCTTTCCGAGGTATAAGATCTAATGGAACAAGTGAATCTGCGAAGTGCAGCTCCTCAAGACGAGAAAGATCTCCTCGAGAGACCAGATTGATGCTTTTGGAAGCATCAAGGATCAGCTCTTTGTATCGCTTGAGCTTATCCTGTTGATCCGCTAAGAGCATGATTCCTTTGCTTGTGAGGAACTTCTCAAGTTGCTGGTTCATACATTGTCCTTAAAGTTCAGGTCTCACGTAGCGTCGGAAGAAACGCTTCAGTGTTACGGGTGTTATTTCCTTGTGAGCGGAGCGCAAGCTCCGAGTAATTATGAGAATGCCCCGAAGGGGTACGGGTGTTATGTCCTTGATTAAGGGGCGTTAGTCCCAGGAAGTTATGGAGATGCCCCGCAGGGGTACGGGTGTTGCGGGTATTGCGGGTATTGTGGGTGTTATGGGTATTGTGGGTATTGTGGGTGTTATGGGTGTTACGGGTCACACGTCGCGGTCAAGGTAGGTGTCGTGTTCCAGGTAGGGATGGTACTCGCTCCACCGCTCGCCCGCATTGCTGCGAGCCGCAACCTCCTCATACATTGCACGCTTGGCATCGAGGTTGTCAAGTTGATGCAGAATCTCTGCTTCCAGGAAGAGAGGTCTGCGGGGCGAGCCGTACTCCATAAACCCGTGATGACTGATAACCATGTGTAAGAGCTTCCATGCAAGCTTTTCATGGAAGCGAGGGATGCGTTCTATCTCGCGTTCGATCATCCTTGTTCCTATCACGATGTGCCCTAAGAGTTTGCCCTCGTCTGTATTATCTATGGTGCGCGTATATTCGTACTCCCGTATCTTGCCTATGTCGTGCAGGAGTACCCCTGCGAGAAGCAAATCCTTGTCCAGATCCGAATTCAGTTCACAGAGCGCTTCGGCTGCGGTAAGCATGTCGTATGTATGGACGCACAACCCACCGAGATATGCGTGGTGAGCGCGCACCCCTGCCGGGGCGAGTTTGAACTGCCGCTCGAACGTAGAGTTGTTGTAGAAGGCGGTTAGAAGTGCTGAAAGTGGAGTACGCAGTTGATTTGCGGTCTCACGGAGCTTATGATAACAGCCTTCAACGTCTCTCGTTGTTTTTGGCAGGAAATCTGTGTAGTCTACCTCTGCTTCCTTTATCTGCCTGATTCCATCTATCTTCAGGTTAAGACGTCCGTTGTACTCTGAGAGATGGCCTCGCACACAGGCAAAGATGCCTTTGGGAAGATTGCTTGAAGGTGTAGGATCGAAGAGGATGGACTTGAGAATGCCGGTTCGGTCGCGTAGCTGGAAGATTAAGAAATTCTTGCCCTCGCGTGTCTTCCGGGTCTCCTTGTCGGCTAGGTAGAAGACATCATCTACATCGTCGCCGGAGCGTAAGTTCTCTATGAACTGTCTCTTCATCAGAACCGGTATGAGAGGGAGATGCGGTGGAAGAATCCCAGGTCAAGCCCCGGGGTGATCGCGTAGTCAACCGATACCCCTGCCAGATCGTGTATTCCCAGACCCAACGAGAATCCGGCCAGGATGTCAGCACCTTCCCCTGTCTTCCATGCCGAGCCCTGGGTTGAGTATCCTCCCCTTAGAGCCAGGATGTCAACAGGGAGGAACTCGATCCCTGCCCGAACGATTAGCGGCGCATCAAAGGGTTTGGAGACATCAAGACCCAGAAGAAGATTCTTCACCCCTGCGTAGCTTACACCGCCTCCGATGCCCAAGGGCATCCCGGAGCGCTCTTCCACGAAAGGTGTTATCTCGTATGCAGCGTTCTGCAATGCAACGCCTATAGCTAGGCCGGGCAGAAGATCAGTATACATCAGTCCAACATCAGCAGCGGCTCCTATCTGGGTGTTTGAGTCGGCCACAGCAAGATGGATTTTCAGGTTCGCTCCCGCACTTAGATTTTCGATTATCCCGTAGGCGAGGGTTCCGCCCAGGTTGATCACATGATAACCGAAACTGCCGAGATCCTCGTTGGTTGGCGAAGTC is a genomic window of candidate division TA06 bacterium B3_TA06 containing:
- the rsmG gene encoding 16S rRNA (guanine(527)-N(7))-methyltransferase RsmG, whose translation is MNQQLEKFLTSKGIMLLADQQDKLKRYKELILDASKSINLVSRGDLSRLEELHFADSLVPLDLIPRKAKVADWGSGAGLPGIPLAVARPDIHVTLVESRQKKAAFLLRVIGELQPANLELFPDRGENLEKRFDLITVRAIGTIIEVLPVVINHLKEKGGVLFYKGPGGRAELDEADLLIERYGLKSRMESLVLPCGEGRTYILLKRGPQALASQAFGGKKKRPV